One stretch of Salmo trutta chromosome 7, fSalTru1.1, whole genome shotgun sequence DNA includes these proteins:
- the LOC115197656 gene encoding methionine aminopeptidase 2-like, with translation MMAELEIVQPEPGAPEVLNGDADENEAKEDAEPSETGKKKRRKKKKNKTVVPAGTNESEGDGDTGGGVCDVAKQLEQQALPEDIDKEDDGEEDGEEGENSAGKKKKKKKKKKAVKGQTDPPTVPICELYPSAVFPKGEECEYPPSKDGRSAAWRTTHEEKRVLDKANEEMWSDFRQAAEAHRQVRNYINTWIKPGMTMIDICERLEDCSRRLIKENGLKAGLAFPTGCSINHVAAHYTPNAGDPTVLQYNDVCKIDFGTHINGRIIDCAFTVTFNPKYDRLLEAVRDATNTGIRCAGIDVRLCDVGETIQEVMESYEVEIDGKTYQVKPIRNLNGHSIGQYRIHAGKTVPIVKGGEATRMEEGEVYAIETFGSTGRGAVHGDMDCSHYMKNFNVGHVPIRLPRAKHLLNVINENFGTLAFCRRWLDRQGESKYLMALKNLCDLGIIDPYPPLCDTKGSYTAQYEHTILLRPTCKEVVSRGDDY, from the exons ATGATGGCGGAGCTCGAGATAGTGCAGCCTGAACCTGGGGCGCCCGAAGTTCTCAATGGGGACGCGGACGAAAACGAAGCGAAAGAGGACGCGGAGCCCTCGGAAACAGGGaagaaaaagagaagaaaaaagaaGAAGAATAAGACCGTTGTCCCAG CAGGGACAAATGAGTCTGAGGGGGATGGAGATACGGGAGGAGGTGTTTGTGATGTGGCGAAACAGTTGGAGCAGCAAGCCCTGCCCGAGGACATAGATAAGGAGGATGATGGAGAGGAGG ATGGAGAAGAGGGTGAAAACTCAGcagggaagaagaagaagaaaaagaagaagaagaaggcag TTAAGGGCCAGACTGACCCTCCCACTGTCCCTATTTGTGAGCTGTATCCCAGTGCTGTCTTCCCAAAGGGAGAGGAATGTGAATATCCTCCATCTAAAGACGG GCGCAGTGCAGCGTGGCGGACCACCCACGAGGAGAAGAGGGTCCTTGACAAGGCCAACGAGGAGATGTGGAGTGACTTCCGTCAGGCTGCCGAGGCCCATAGACAGGTTCGAAACTACATCAACACCTGGATCAAACCTGGGATGACCATGATCGACATCTG TGAGCGACTGGAGGACTGCAGTAGGAGGCTGATCAAAGAGAATGGTCTGAAGGCTGGCCTGGCATTCCCCACTGGCTGCTCTATCAACCATGTTGCTGCTCACTACACCCCTAATGCTGGTGACCCCACAGTCCTGCAGTACAACGACGTCTGCAAGATAGACTTCGGCACGCACATCAACG GTCGAAtcattgactgtgcctttaccgTGACCTTCAACCCAAAGTACGACAGATTACTGGAGGCTGTGAGAGATGCTACCAACACAGGCATCAGG TGTGCGGGGATAGATGTGCGTCTGTGTGACGTGGGTGAAACCATCCAGGAGGTCATGGAGTCTTATGAGGTGGAGATAGATGGGAAAACATACCAAG TAAAGCCAATCAGGAACCTCAATGGCCACTCCATCGGCCAGTACAGGATACACGCAGGCAAGACTGTCCCCATCGTGAAGGGAGGAGAAGCTACCAGAATGGAG GAAGGTGAGGTGTACGCAATCGAGACGTTTGGCAGCACTGGGAGGGGAGCTGTTCACGGTGACATGGACTGCTCGCATTACATGAAAAACTTCAACGTTGGACACGTGCCAATAAG GCTCCCCAGAGCTAAGCATCTGCTCAATGTGATCAATGAGAACTTCGGGACGTTGGCGTTCTGCCGCCGCTGGTTGGACCGGCAGGGAGAGAGCAAGTACCTGATGGCCCTGAAGAACCTGTGTGACCTGGGCATCATAGACCCGTACCCTCCGCTCTGTGACACCAAGGGCTCCTACACCGCCCAATACGAACACACCATCCTTCTCAGGCCCACCTGTAAGGAAGTGGTGAGCAGGGGTGATGACTACTGA
- the LOC115196629 gene encoding uncharacterized protein C3orf20-like, whose protein sequence is MECITEWNYLQKMTTDFRPGPLYFFDQPTGRGRRRRPRMPLEHCFDLGNGGVRLATIKSLCAHSECVNDDKYEANEDNAHKVQSKPSTTGKPDTWPSVNGALDMGGDERNPEAAAVPADWLDDMDPMDAYKHMAPQLLSELGSVLLQYEGSEEGCIPHGLVNVLNYSWKDLTAGAVYVKPSWQLGVGSGNGDGRKPRKSKGSMNFDETLRQMAGKRKTKQKPSKMENGSERQPQDPNLRKRSSVSHAQKAHVATTISFSISSKTYEEQGWIVQPKEPAHEEPQWTKLCHWVVERLQLARIPIKQTTEQAERGLNKPPILRHYGDAKPHVKHQKKTGGGSGGGDKTWPYPQIPEVNQEDQDSPRQKLHYRINDGSSFLYYPSGCVAVCQSHSGLSCGGFYTNVFSDQVSPVTLASITAVGRGTVTHPLSGTVTAVWDQRGGMTCDPEGAVTKEWIWQTGVKERIVIQVSDQISVRMLSGTCTTLSFKSQNESVLLPLSPLPNITPIKEAACLQTEGVFTSLAAQELSLSKTHQKNQDQPTDSKRVSVRSRELLQMTREVEKLEEPCPFRRGGGRAGRELKTLRRRICNILDDWLEFYQVATGIKCPDTERMSDGPMRPRLKREGQSAALPSLHPTTGLSDSTRGLPEGGSPASTRHLPLSAPTDVLLPGSTHKLSWTFSPKKQGKEGRQEPLHFTQSGTFRVHSNIRLESVVIPRCSPELRLTAQLPHYTSSSPSTPYPLYSPCPAQLRAILLGLEGRTHRLCRCSSRTMPVLTDQEYDAFIWGQPPHSEQILVVCVTAPHQTPPAPHIPLLPNEDMLELLYEKMNKNRTMPCTQSQLDSFRLVRYELSTGKTCPTTHNALLQQRHNVAPGMFLMYIRGKLLFADYIFNGYSCSARDLHKQISKTRGDYRQGQSLPSDYKFSAQVKSPAVLDPPGHQATQKVSDGRGDISHGTPALLEKGKVPN, encoded by the exons ATGGAGTGTATAACTGAGTGGAATTATTTGCAAAAGATGACGACAGATTTTAGACCCGGACCTCTGTATTTCTTTGATCAG CCAACAGGACGGGGACGTAGGAGGCGCCCCAGAATGCCCTTGGAGCATTGCTTTGATCTGGGAAATGGGGGCGTGCGTTTGGCAACAATCAAAAG CCTATGCGCTCACAGTGAGTGCGTTAACGATGACAAATATGAAGCAAATGAAGACAATGCACACAAAGTGCAAAGTAAGCCCTCTACCACTGGTAAACCAGATACCTGGCCCTCTGTCAACGGAGCGTTGGACATGGGTGGTGATGAGAGGAATCCGGAGGCCGCGGCGGTGCCAGCAGACTGGTTGGATGACATGGACCCGATGGATGCATACAAGCATATGGCCCCTCAGTTGTTGAGTGAGTTGGGGAGTGTGCTTTTGCAGTATGAAGGGAGTGAGGAGGGATGTATTCCGCACGGCCTCGTGAATGTTCTGAATTACTCATGGAAGGATTTGACCGCTGGGGCAGTTTATGTCAAACCATCTTGGCAGTTGGGTGTCGGCAGCGGCAATGGTGATGGCAGGAAACCTCGCAAGTCGAAGGGCTCCATGAATTTCGATGAGACTCTTCGGCAGATGGCGGGAAAGAGAAAGACAAAACAGAAACCTTCCAAGATGGAAAATGGGTCTGAGAGACAGCCTCAAGACCCCAATTTGCGCAAAAGATCATCAGTTTCCCATGCACAGAAAG CTCATGTGGCCACAACTATAAGTTTCTCCATCTCTTCAAAAACCTATGAAGAGCAAG GTTGGATCGTCCAGCCTAAGGAGCCAGCCCATGAGGAACCTCAGTGGACTAAGCTGTGTCATTGGGTGGTAGAGAGGCTGCAACTGGCTAGGATACCCAT aaaacagaCAACGGAACAGGCAGAGCGTGGGCTGAACAAACCACCCATCCTCCGTCACTATGGGGATGCCAAGCCACACGTTAAACACCAGAAGAAGACAGGAGGAGGAAGCGGAGGAGGAGACAAGACCTGGCCTTACCCTCAGATACCAGAGGTGAACCAGGAGGACCAGGATTCACCGCGGCagaaactacactacaggatCAATGATGGTTCCTCTTTCCTATA CTACCCGTCTGGTTGTGTAGCGGTGTGTCAGAGCCACTCTGGTCTGTCCTGTGGAGGGTTCTATACTAACGTGTTCAGTGATCAAGTCAGCCCTGTTACACTGGCCAGCATCACCGCAGTAGGACGGGGCACCGTCACACACCCACTCAG TGGGACTGTTACTGCTGTGTGGGATCAGCGGGGTGGGATGACGTGTGACCCAGAAGGAGCTGTCACTAAGGAATGGATCTGGCAGACTGGGGTTAAGGAGAGGATAGTCATTCAG GTGTCTGATCAGATCTCAGTACGGATGTTGAGCGGTACCTGCACCACCCTCAGCTTTAAGAGTCAGAATGAGAGTGTCCTGCTCCCACTGTCCCCCCTGCCCAACATCACCCCAATTAAAGAAGCA GCCTGTCTGCAGACTGAGGGGGTGTTCACCTCTCTGGCAGCCCAGGAGCTCTCCCTGAGTAAGACGCACCAGAAGAACCAGGACCAGCCCACAGACAGCAAGAGG GTTTCAGTGCGTTCCCGTGAGCTGCTACAGATGACCCGGGAGGTGGAGAAGCTAGAAGAACCCTGTCCcttcaggagaggaggagggcgggCAGGACGAGAGCTGAAAACACTCCGGAGGAGAATATGTAATATCCTGGACGACTGGCTGGAGTTCTACCAGGTCGCCACAG GTATCAAGTGCCCAGATACAGAGCGGATGTCTGATGGTCCAATGCGGCCCAGACTGAAGAGAGAGGGCCAATCAGCAGCCTtgccctccctccaccccaccaCGGGGCTGTCAGACAGTACCCGGGGTCTACCAGAGGGGGGAAGCCCTGCCAGCACCAGACACCTGCCTCTGTCTGCACCTACAGATGTCCTCTTGCCAGGTTCCACCCACAAGTTGTCATG GACATTTTCTCCAAAGAAGCAGGGCAAGGAGGGAAGACAGGAGCCCCTTCATTTCACACAGTCAGGGACCTTCAGAGTCCACAGCAACATCAGACTGGA gtctgtagtgatccCGAGATGCAGTCCAGAGCTCCGTCTCACTGCCCAACTCCCACACTACACATCCTCCAGCCCATCTACCCCTTACCCACTCTACAGCCCGTGTCCTGCCCAGCTCAGGGCAATTCTCCTGGGGTTAGAGGGCCGGACTCACAGGCTGTGTCGCTGTAGCTCCAGGACCATGCCAGTCCTGACAGATCAGGAGTATGATGCCTTCATCTGGGGCCAGCCCCCCCACAGTGAACAGATCCTGGTGGTGTGTGTGACAGCCCCGCACCAGACCCCCCCCGCCCCTCACATCCCCTTGCTGCCCAATGAGGACATGCTGGAGCTGCTCTACGAGAAGATGAATAAGAACAGGACCATGCCATGTACTCAG AGTCAGCTGGACTCGTTCCGCCTGGTGAGGTATGAGCTGTCTACAGGGAAGACCTGCccaactacccacaatgcactgctGCAGCAGAGACACAATGTCGCCCCTGGGATGTTTCTG